The following proteins are encoded in a genomic region of Acetobacter oryzoeni:
- the hpnD gene encoding presqualene diphosphate synthase HpnD, which translates to MHDEPTPLGCDPADLAWVESTVKQAGTSFAAGMRILPPMRRYGMYAIYAFCRVVDDIADGLAPLAERTQALEEWHKKIAHLYQDRLETPHEPLERVLLAAIPFFALQQADFDAIIDGMLMDTSSPIVAPDEKTLDLYCDRVAAAVGRLSVRIFGECSDEGNKVAYHLGRALQLTNILRDLPEDAARGRLYLPSDLLDRFNVPHDPVKALTAPGLQEVTKIIAARAQDHFTTAFATMKLCRPRTMLPARIMGASYETVLKNLRKRGWGPDVLRQLPESSTVGKVYALACSYLP; encoded by the coding sequence ATGCATGACGAGCCGACCCCCCTTGGGTGTGATCCTGCTGATCTTGCCTGGGTGGAAAGCACGGTCAAACAGGCAGGAACATCCTTTGCCGCTGGCATGCGCATCCTGCCGCCCATGCGCCGTTACGGCATGTATGCCATTTACGCTTTCTGCCGTGTGGTGGACGATATTGCCGACGGGCTCGCCCCATTGGCAGAACGCACGCAGGCGTTGGAAGAGTGGCATAAAAAGATTGCCCACCTGTATCAGGACAGGCTTGAAACCCCACATGAACCGCTAGAACGCGTTCTGCTGGCCGCCATTCCGTTCTTTGCCCTGCAACAGGCGGATTTTGATGCCATCATTGATGGTATGCTGATGGATACCTCTAGCCCAATTGTGGCGCCGGATGAAAAAACGCTGGACCTTTACTGTGACCGCGTGGCCGCAGCTGTTGGCCGTTTGTCTGTGCGTATTTTTGGTGAATGTTCCGATGAAGGTAATAAAGTTGCCTATCATCTGGGCCGCGCCCTGCAACTGACCAATATCCTGCGTGATTTGCCAGAAGATGCCGCCCGTGGCCGCCTGTATCTGCCATCCGATCTGCTGGACCGGTTTAACGTGCCGCATGATCCGGTAAAGGCGCTTACCGCCCCCGGCTTGCAGGAAGTTACCAAAATTATCGCAGCCCGCGCGCAAGACCACTTCACCACGGCATTTGCCACCATGAAGCTCTGCCGCCCACGCACCATGTTGCCAGCCCGCATTATGGGCGCCAGCTATGAAACGGTGCTGAAAAACCTGCGCAAACGTGGCTGGGGGCCTGATGTGCTGCGTCAGCTACCAGAAAGCTCCACCGTGGGTAAGGTT
- the hpnC gene encoding squalene synthase HpnC, with product MTNTTSVWGTADVSSGKGASDENFPVGSLLISKRLRPHVHAYYDYARVIDDIADSEALAPDDKITRLNAMEEVLLGKREPINRPDAQSAATLRRSLLQTHVPFETATDLLIAFRDDSRGHVYQTWDDLLQYCRYSANPVGRYLIGLHEESSAAFVPSDALCTSLQILNHLQDCAGDLKRLKRCYIPADMMQRCGTSQDDLLAGSTSPAMRRVFNTMLDGVDALNQQASALAAHIRDRRFRMECAAIVELAHCLTRRLRREDPLAGRVALRRADGMHAAIAALRAWA from the coding sequence ATGACCAACACAACCAGCGTATGGGGAACAGCAGACGTTTCATCCGGGAAGGGAGCTTCCGATGAAAACTTTCCCGTCGGCTCCCTGCTCATCAGCAAAAGGCTGCGTCCGCATGTGCATGCCTATTATGACTATGCGCGCGTTATTGATGACATTGCAGACAGCGAAGCTCTTGCCCCCGATGACAAGATTACACGCCTGAATGCCATGGAAGAGGTTCTGCTGGGCAAGCGCGAACCTATCAACCGGCCCGATGCCCAGAGTGCGGCCACACTGCGCCGGTCTTTGCTGCAAACACATGTGCCGTTTGAAACAGCAACCGATCTGCTGATTGCCTTCCGTGACGATTCGCGCGGGCATGTCTATCAGACATGGGATGATCTGCTGCAATACTGCCGATATTCCGCCAACCCTGTGGGCCGTTATCTGATAGGCCTGCATGAAGAATCTTCCGCAGCCTTTGTTCCTTCCGATGCACTTTGCACATCATTGCAAATTCTGAACCACCTTCAGGATTGCGCGGGAGACCTCAAACGCCTGAAACGCTGCTATATTCCGGCAGACATGATGCAACGCTGTGGCACATCGCAAGATGATCTGCTGGCGGGCAGCACCTCCCCTGCCATGAGGCGTGTTTTCAACACCATGCTAGATGGCGTGGATGCCCTGAACCAGCAGGCATCCGCCTTAGCGGCCCATATCCGTGACCGCAGGTTCCGTATGGAATGCGCCGCTATTGTAGAGCTAGCACACTGCCTGACCCGCCGCCTACGGCGTGAAGACCCCTTGGCAGGACGTGTGGCCTTGCGCCGGGCAGACGGCATGCATGCAGCCATTGCGGCCCTGCGGGCATGGGCATGA
- a CDS encoding glycosyltransferase produces MILALAILCAIIWIGLIFFHGKFWQAGPILRPAEAGRTHMDIAPDVTVVVPARDEADSIQPALSSLLAQDYVGRLSVILVNDRSTDNTGGLARALPDPHNRLTVIDGADPSAGWSGKLWAVAQGVAEAERQCADGSGYMLFTDADILHAPAHVSTLVAKAQTDRLHMVSEMVELQCESLAERALVPAFVFFFALLYPFAKVNNPKDKTAGAAGGTILLRRDMLRQIGGIEALRGALIDDCTLASCVKQAGGHLYLGHSCLAKSVRPYPTAGDIWRMIARTAYVQLRFSPTLLVLTVLAMIVVWLAPAALALLAHGPAQWVGAATLVVSLCAFIPTLRRFRLSPLWALALPFIALFYTAATIGSALNHHRGKGVVWKDRAYTEAIPNDGRTLEQKSRRA; encoded by the coding sequence GTGATACTGGCTCTGGCTATTTTATGCGCCATTATCTGGATCGGGCTGATATTTTTTCATGGAAAGTTTTGGCAGGCTGGCCCCATTCTGCGCCCCGCAGAAGCAGGCCGAACGCATATGGACATTGCGCCAGATGTTACGGTGGTTGTGCCTGCCCGAGATGAAGCTGACTCCATTCAACCAGCCCTTTCCTCCCTGCTGGCGCAGGATTACGTGGGCCGTCTTTCCGTTATTTTAGTAAATGATCGCAGCACGGATAATACCGGGGGATTGGCACGTGCATTGCCAGACCCCCATAACCGGCTGACAGTTATAGATGGGGCAGATCCTTCTGCCGGGTGGAGCGGCAAGCTATGGGCCGTTGCCCAAGGTGTGGCAGAAGCCGAACGCCAATGCGCAGATGGCAGCGGCTACATGCTGTTTACAGATGCAGACATCCTTCATGCGCCTGCACATGTTTCCACCTTGGTAGCCAAGGCACAAACAGACCGCCTGCACATGGTTTCCGAAATGGTGGAACTTCAGTGCGAAAGTCTTGCCGAGCGCGCTCTGGTGCCAGCCTTTGTGTTCTTTTTTGCCCTGCTTTACCCCTTTGCCAAGGTAAATAACCCCAAGGACAAAACTGCCGGTGCAGCCGGAGGCACCATTTTGCTGCGCCGCGATATGCTCCGCCAGATTGGTGGCATTGAAGCCCTGCGTGGCGCCCTGATAGATGACTGCACATTGGCAAGCTGCGTTAAACAGGCGGGCGGCCATTTATATCTAGGCCATTCCTGTCTGGCCAAATCTGTGCGCCCCTATCCAACCGCTGGTGATATCTGGCGTATGATTGCGCGCACGGCCTATGTGCAGTTACGCTTTTCCCCTACGCTATTGGTGCTGACAGTATTGGCCATGATTGTGGTGTGGCTTGCCCCTGCGGCACTTGCTCTTCTGGCGCATGGGCCTGCACAATGGGTGGGAGCAGCCACACTTGTGGTTTCTCTTTGCGCCTTTATCCCTACACTTCGGCGCTTTCGCCTTTCGCCCTTATGGGCATTGGCGCTGCCGTTTATCGCACTGTTTTATACAGCCGCCACTATCGGGTCTGCCCTTAACCATCACCGGGGCAAAGGTGTGGTCTGGAAAGACCGTGCTTACACCGAAGCTATCCCCAATGATGGGCGTACGCTGGAACAAAAAAGCCGGCGTGCCTGA
- the hpnA gene encoding hopanoid-associated sugar epimerase — MTAHTLVTGATGFVGSAVARTLLERGHSLRLMVRDGSDRRNIADIPADLVDGDLSRPETFARAVEGCRYVFHVAADYRLWVPDPAPMMTANVEGTRQLMLAAQAAGVEKIVYCSSVAALGLIGDGSIADENTPVQEHAVIGIYKRSKYRAEQEVLQLVRDQGLPAVIVNPSTPVGPRDIKPTPTGQMILDCAAGRMPAYVDTGVNIVHVDDVAEGHALALERGTIGEKYILGGENYLLGDLFAMVSEIAHVPPPKIKLPQEVIWPVAIVSEWLSRSFGINPRVTREMLAMSRKKMFFSSDKAKRELGYNPRPARKAVEDAITWFRNNGMLK; from the coding sequence ATGACTGCCCATACCCTCGTAACCGGCGCAACAGGCTTTGTTGGTTCCGCCGTAGCCCGCACTTTGCTGGAACGGGGGCATTCCCTGCGGCTAATGGTGCGCGACGGCAGCGACAGACGCAATATTGCGGACATTCCTGCCGATCTGGTGGACGGTGACCTTTCGCGCCCCGAAACCTTTGCCCGTGCGGTAGAAGGCTGCCGCTACGTGTTTCATGTTGCGGCTGATTACCGCCTGTGGGTGCCAGACCCCGCCCCCATGATGACGGCAAACGTAGAGGGCACGCGCCAGCTTATGCTTGCCGCACAAGCGGCTGGTGTTGAAAAAATTGTGTATTGCTCTTCTGTCGCGGCATTGGGCCTGATTGGTGATGGCTCCATTGCCGATGAAAACACACCAGTGCAGGAACATGCCGTTATTGGCATTTACAAGCGCTCCAAATACCGGGCCGAGCAGGAAGTGCTGCAACTGGTGCGCGATCAGGGGCTGCCGGCTGTTATCGTTAACCCCTCCACCCCCGTTGGCCCGCGAGACATCAAACCCACCCCCACCGGGCAGATGATTCTGGATTGCGCCGCTGGCCGCATGCCGGCCTATGTAGATACAGGCGTGAACATTGTGCATGTAGATGACGTTGCAGAAGGCCATGCACTGGCGCTGGAACGTGGCACAATTGGCGAAAAATACATTCTGGGTGGAGAGAACTACCTGCTGGGTGATCTGTTCGCCATGGTTTCAGAAATTGCCCACGTGCCGCCGCCAAAAATCAAACTGCCGCAGGAAGTAATCTGGCCTGTAGCTATTGTGTCTGAATGGCTTTCCCGCTCCTTTGGCATCAATCCGCGCGTTACGCGTGAGATGCTGGCCATGTCCCGCAAAAAAATGTTCTTCTCATCTGATAAAGCCAAGCGTGAACTGGGGTATAACCCACGCCCTGCACGCAAGGCGGTAGAAGATGCCATTACCTGGTTCCGCAATAATGGCATGCTGAAATAG
- a CDS encoding lysylphosphatidylglycerol synthase domain-containing protein: MCWTDRAGALKKLTVFLTFLGLVAVTAAMAWSGFDSVLHAVMRIGLGGFLVMVCCQLLVDGVLGLAWHAAFPELGYFRLLSARMVRDAAATCLPFSQLGGIVIGIRATCSSHGFYKGDKREVALPEAACANLVDITTEVMGQVAFVLLAVAFLVAHQRSSPFVVPVVCGAVFLIAGTAGFIWTQRHGGNLFRKFGGTFTRSLASQWHENLTQGADDLQEQMEAAWSRPWHICRSALYHFVGWLGSAAMLWLTARFLGAHLSFPNAIAVEGVTCAIMSLGFLVPGSLGVQEGAYMALGHAFGIDPSVSLGLSLLRRGREIIIGIPVLLAWQFMEMHGLRGNDKNDEDKAAYPPSSSVVKDTHLG, from the coding sequence GTGTGCTGGACAGACAGAGCTGGGGCCTTGAAGAAGCTTACGGTTTTTCTTACTTTTCTCGGGCTTGTGGCCGTTACGGCAGCAATGGCATGGAGCGGTTTCGATTCCGTTTTGCATGCTGTTATGCGTATAGGTCTGGGCGGCTTTCTTGTAATGGTATGCTGCCAGTTGCTGGTAGATGGCGTTCTGGGGCTGGCCTGGCATGCGGCTTTTCCCGAACTGGGCTATTTCCGGCTGCTGTCCGCCCGTATGGTGCGCGATGCGGCGGCTACATGTCTGCCTTTTTCTCAGCTTGGTGGCATTGTTATCGGGATTCGGGCCACGTGTTCATCGCATGGGTTTTATAAAGGCGATAAGCGGGAAGTGGCGTTGCCAGAGGCGGCTTGCGCCAATCTGGTAGATATCACCACGGAAGTGATGGGGCAGGTGGCTTTTGTGCTGCTGGCCGTTGCTTTTCTGGTGGCGCATCAGCGTTCCAGCCCGTTTGTTGTGCCCGTGGTGTGTGGCGCGGTGTTTCTGATTGCGGGTACGGCCGGGTTTATCTGGACCCAGCGGCATGGTGGTAATTTGTTCCGCAAATTTGGTGGCACATTTACCCGCAGCCTTGCTTCCCAATGGCATGAAAACCTCACACAAGGCGCAGATGATCTGCAAGAGCAGATGGAAGCCGCATGGAGCCGCCCGTGGCATATTTGCCGCTCTGCGCTGTACCATTTTGTGGGGTGGCTGGGCAGTGCGGCCATGCTGTGGCTGACGGCGCGTTTTCTGGGGGCGCATCTTTCCTTCCCCAATGCCATTGCTGTGGAAGGTGTTACCTGCGCCATCATGTCTTTGGGCTTTTTAGTGCCCGGTAGCTTGGGGGTGCAGGAAGGGGCCTACATGGCGTTGGGCCATGCTTTTGGCATTGATCCTTCTGTGTCTCTTGGGCTTTCTCTGCTGCGTCGCGGACGTGAAATTATCATCGGCATTCCCGTTCTGCTGGCATGGCAGTTCATGGAAATGCACGGCCTGCGCGGTAA